A segment of the Stigmatella erecta genome:
GTGGGCGACTCGCTCCTGGGGGACCTGGACAACGTGGGCCTGATGGTGAAGACCGTGTCCCGGGCGCACAAGCGCATGGATGGCACGGCCTACTTCCAGGAGATGCGCGAGGAGATGCTCCTGGAGCTGGACTACCGGCGCGAGGCGAAGCTGTGCCAGGAGTTCGTGCGCGGCGTGGCGCGGCTGCCGGACCTGAAGGTCCCCGACGTGATTGAATCGCGCACCTCCGGGCGCGTGCTGACGCTGGAGCTGCTGGAGGGCCTCACGCTCAAGGACTGGGTGGTGACGGAGCCCTCGGCCGAGGAGCGCTTCCGCGTGGCGCGCCAGCTCATCCGCGCCATCTACGGGCCGTTCTTCTGCGCGGGGGAGATTCACGCCGACCCGCACCCGGGCAACTTCATGGTGATGAAGGACGGGCGGCTGGGCCTCTTGGACTTCGGCTCCATCAAGCGCTTCTCGGAGCGCTTCGTGGACGCCAACCGGCTCATGTTCGTGCAGGCCATGAACAAGGAGCCCATGGACGTGCTGCGGCTGAGCCGCCAGGTGGGCTTCACCGTGGACCTGCCGGACGCGGAGGCCGAGGGGCTCATCCGCGAGCTGCTGGCCATCGCCGGCCGGCCCATGCACCAGGAGGCGTACGACTTCGCCGCCTGCGGCATCAACCGCGACATGCGCCGCTACTTCACCCAGAACGCGGGCAGCATCCTGAAGATCCGCCCGCCCGCCGAAGGGGTGATGTTCTTCCGCTCCACCGGCGGGTTGATGCACAACCTGAAGCTCATCGGCGCCCGGGGCGACTTCCGCGGCGTGTACATGGAAGTCGCCGGCCTGCTGGCGTGAGCCCGGCCCCCGGGAGTCCACGGGGGCCGCGGACGCCTACTTGTTGAGGGCGTGGGGCGAGGAGCCCGCGGGGCTCGCCGTGCGGCCGCGCTTGTAGAGGTCCGTCAGCTTCTTGGCCAGGTCCGCGCCCTGGACGCTCTTGGAGATGTAGCCATCGGCTCCAGAGGACAGCGCCAGCGAGCGCAGCTTGGACTCGTCCGAGGCCGAGTACAGGATGAACTTGGTGCCCAGCGGCGCCTGCGCGCGCGCCAAGGAGAGCACCTTGTCCCCGCTCAGCGCGGGGATGTTCACGTCCAGCAGCACCAGGTCCGGCGCGGCGGAGCGCACCAGGTTGGACACGCCCAACGACGAGCGGTGCGTGCGAACATCGAAGCCGTATGCCGAGAGCGTGCGCTCGGCCAGCACGAGCTGATCCTGATCGTCGTCCACGACGAGGATTCGGATCTTGGTTTCCGACATGTCATTCCCCCAAGGGGCAGGGTTGAGGTCAGCCCACCCGCATCTCTCCGTGAGACACGGGCGCTGACGCAACATCGAGAGTATGGCCTGTCTGGGCGAATTTATTGAAGGGGGGGTCTGAAGAAGCGCCCCCGCCTGGAAGGCAAGCCACGCGCTCCGTGATAACAGTGTAACCGTTGATGCGGTAACTTTTCGTTATTCCCGTTGGACCCGGGGACAAAGGGGAAGAAGAAAAGGCCGGAACCCAGGGGGAGCCTACGAGC
Coding sequences within it:
- a CDS encoding ABC1 kinase family protein, translated to MASDSDDTLPPQGRFTRFRKLAGLSAQLGAEVLKSGARRVTGQDEELFSKGMAEKLVATLGDLKGAAMKFGQAVSMDPDLMTPEVRQVLARLQNQAPAMGYETVARVIREELGAPPEALFREFSREPLAAASLGQVHRAVLEDGRAVVVKVQYPGVGDSLLGDLDNVGLMVKTVSRAHKRMDGTAYFQEMREEMLLELDYRREAKLCQEFVRGVARLPDLKVPDVIESRTSGRVLTLELLEGLTLKDWVVTEPSAEERFRVARQLIRAIYGPFFCAGEIHADPHPGNFMVMKDGRLGLLDFGSIKRFSERFVDANRLMFVQAMNKEPMDVLRLSRQVGFTVDLPDAEAEGLIRELLAIAGRPMHQEAYDFAACGINRDMRRYFTQNAGSILKIRPPAEGVMFFRSTGGLMHNLKLIGARGDFRGVYMEVAGLLA
- a CDS encoding response regulator gives rise to the protein MSETKIRILVVDDDQDQLVLAERTLSAYGFDVRTHRSSLGVSNLVRSAAPDLVLLDVNIPALSGDKVLSLARAQAPLGTKFILYSASDESKLRSLALSSGADGYISKSVQGADLAKKLTDLYKRGRTASPAGSSPHALNK